DNA sequence from the bacterium genome:
GACGTCGGCACTCACCCTGGCGAGTGCGCGGCTGTGCGCCGCCGCGAGCGCGTCGAAGCCCGGCCCCGTCACGTCCTCGCGCGCCACCGTGCGTCCGACGCGCGGCGTGCCGCCGCTCACGGGCTGCACCGACCACACCGCGTCGACCAGCGCCGATCCCCCCGGCACCGAGACGAACTGCTGCACGTCGATCGTCACGCGGTAGGTCGCCGCGAAGCTCGGGATCGGTCCCGGCACCACCCGATCCGTGGCCAGCAGCACCGCGAGGTCCGCGGCCACGACGCGGGCGATGTTGTCGTCGAGCGGCGCCGCCCAGCGGTTGAACTCGTCGAGCTGGAGCCGGTTCGGCGAGACCTCGACGACGAACTGCGGGCGGTCGACCGCCGCCGGCACCGTCACCGGGCCCACCGTCACGGCCCAGGGTACCGCGGGCGACCCGTCGGCCGTGGCGGTCGCGCTGAGGGTGTAGAAGCGCGCGCTCGCCGAGGCGCATCCCGTCGCACACGCCGCCAGGAGCGCGCACATCCCCATACGCCTGATGATCGCCGTCATCACCTACTTGGCCTCCCCGCTCTTGCCGCGCAGGAGCGATTCCGGATGTCGTTCGAGGTAGTCGGTGAGCACGCGCAGCGAGCGCATGGCGCGGCTCATCTCCTGCAGCATGCCGCTCAGCTCGACCCGGAGCGCCGAGTCCGGGGCGACCAGCGTGCCCGCGTCCGCGAGCGCCTTGTCCGCGGCGGCGAGGGTGCGCCGCGCTTCGGCGAGGGTCGCGTCGAGGGTGCGGAGGACCTCGGTTACGTCCTTGCCGATCGCGTCGATGGGCAGGGCCTCGAGCTTCGTGACCAGCCTCGTGATCTTCGCCTCCAGCGCCGCGATCTCGCCCGCGGTGGTCGGGATGCGCGGCGGCGTCAGGCTCCAGTCGATGCTCGCCTGCGGCGCGTCGGGGAAGAAGTCGAGGGCGACGAAGAGCGCCCCGGTGAGGAGGTTGCCGGTCTGGAGCTGCGCGCGCATGCCGTGCGCGACGAGGCCGTCGACCCGCACCCGGTGCTCCTCGACGCCGCCGGGCGTCGCCTGGCTCGGCGCGGTCACGTGCAGCAGCTCGGGATGGACCTCGACGGTGACGTGCACCGTCAATGCCATCTTCGTCGTGTCGACCTCGGGGCGGACGTCGACCACCTCGCCGATCGGGATGCCCCAGAACTCCACCGGCGCCCCCACCGCGAGCCCGCGGACCGACTGCCTGAACACCAGCTCGTACGTCTGCGACACGCCGCGCGGGGGCTGGAACGCCTGCGTGCGGTCGTCGTAGAGCGTGAACGTGGTCTCCGCCGGTGCGGCCGCCCCCGCCGCGGCGCCCGGCGGCGCCTCGAAGGCGATGCCGCCGACGAGGATCGAGAGCAGCGACTGCGTCTGCACGGTGAGGCCGGCAGCCGTGAGCGAGACGTCGATGCCGGACGCCTGCCAGAAGCGCGTCGCCGTGGTGACGTACCCGTCGTACGGCGCCTGCACGAAGATGCGCACGGTGAGCGCCCGGCCGTCGGCGTCGAGCTCGTACGACGCGACCTCGCCCACCTGGAGGCGCCGGAAGTAGATCGGCGTCCCGTAGTCGAGCGACCCGAGCTGCGAGGTGCGCAGCACGAAGAAGGTGCCGGCGACGTCCTGGCTCACGACGGGCGGGCTCGCGAGCGCCACGAAGGAGCGCTCGCTCCGCGTCGACTTGCCGATCTCCATGCCGACGTAGGCCCCGGAGATCAGCGTCCCGAGGCCCGACACGGTGGCGCCGGAGATGCGCGGGCGCACCACCCAGAAGTGCGTGTCCTCGACCAGGAAGCTCGCCGTCTCTGGCTGCATGCGCGCCGTCGCCACCACTTTGCGATGATCCTTGGCGATACGCAGCGTCGCCAGCGTCCCGACCGTCACGCCGTTGTAGTGGATCTCGGTCTTTCCGGCCTCCATGCCCTCGGCGGAGTCGAAGACGATCGTGATGGTCGGCCCCTCGCCCATGATCTTCGCGACGGCGACCCAGACGCCGACGATCGCCGCCACGATGGGGACGACCCAGACGAGCGACATCCGGGTCCGGCGGCGCGGCACGGCACGCGCTTCCGAGACCGGCGGGAGGGGAGGAGGCGACTCAGGCATGACGGACCTCGTTGGCGCCGGCGGCGTCCCAGATGAGGCGGGGATCGAAGGATTCGACGGCGAGCATGGTGAGCACGACCACGGCGGCGAAGAACACCAGCCCGACCGCGGGCTCGACGGACATGAGGGGCTGGAGCTGCACGAGCGCCGCGGTGAACGTGTCGACGAAGACGTCGACCATCGACCAGCGACCGATGAAGCCGACCATCCGGTAGAGCCGGGTCCGCTGCGCCGGTGACTGCGCCCAGCCGCGGCGCACGGACAGGACCAGGTAGCCGAGGGCGACGATCTTGGCGCTCGGAATCATGATGCTGGCGAACAGCACGATGAGGGACAGCGGCCATCCGGTGGGCGACCAGAGCAGCACGACGCCCTCGAGGATCGTGTCGGAGCTCTCCCCCGCCGCCGTCCGCGTGGTCAGCACGGGCAGCAGGTTGGCCGGCACGTAGCAGATGGCGGCGGCGACGAGGTAGGCGACGGTGCGCTGGAGGCTGTCGGGCTTGCGGAACTCGAGCGCCGTGTCGCAGCGCGGACAGCGCGGCTCCGGCGCGTGTGCCGGCGGTCGGGACACGAGGCCGCAGCCTTCGCAGCGCTGCAGCCCCGCGGCCATCGCGGACGCGACCGCACTGCTCACGGCCGGGCCTCGGCGGTATCCGGCGCGGCCGCGTCCGTCGCCCCGTCCGCCGCCCACCCGACCCGCGCCCACACCTCGCGCGGGTCGAAGAGCGACTGCATCGTCGCCAGCAGCACCACGAGGACGGCGAGCATCCACAGTGCCGGACCGGGCACCACCGTCGCGTAGTCGGCGATCTTGATGAGCGCGACGAGAACGCCGAGCATCATCACCTCGATCATGCTCCAGAGAACGGCCGCCGGGTGGTGACGCAGCAGCGTCCCCACCCAGCGCGGCGCCGGCGCGCGTCGCGAGCCGACGAGGATCGCGAGCATGAGCCCGATCTGGAGGGCCGGCGCCACCACCGCCGTGAAGAGGACGAGCACGGCCACGAGCTCCCGCCCGTCGGCCCAGAGCTCGAGGGCGCCGCCGACGACCGTGGTCGAAGCGCGATGCCCGACGGCTTCGAGCCCGAGCATCGGAACCGCGTTGGCGAGCACGTAGAGCACCGCCGCCGCGAGCGCGAGCGGCAGGCAGCGCGCCCGCGACCCGGCCCGCCGCCGCCAGAGCTCGTAGTCGCAGCGCGGGCAGCGCGCCGACGCGCCGTCCTCCAGCACCGGCAGGCGGAGCAGGAGGTCGCAGTCCGGGCAGGCGACGAGGCGGCGGTCGGGCGCGGGATCGCTGTACATGGGCATGCGGAGCCGCCGCACGTCAGCGCCCCCGACCGAAGGTCGGCGCGAAGCCGCCGGTCGGAGCCTCGCGGCAGCGCGAGCAGGATAATGTACCAAGCGGGATTTGGGCTCGTCTTGCCATGTCACGCCACCGCGAGCACTAATGCGCCCCGTGCCGCGACCCCCGATCATGCCGATGGGCCGGGTCGCGCTGATCCGCAACGAGGTCTATCGACCGTTCCTGCGGTTCCTCACCGCGGCTGGGGTGCCCGTCCAGCGGCATCTCGAGCGCACCGGCGTGCCGTTGCGCGCCTTCGAGCGACGCGAGGCGCTCCTCCCGCTGCACCAGGTACGGACCTTCCTCCGCGACGTCGCCCGCGCCGAAGGCATCGAGCACCTCGGCCTCGAGGCCGCTCACGCCGCCGCCCTCGAGGACCTCGGCGCCTTCGGCGCCATGATCCGGCGCGCTCCGACGGTGCGCATGCTGCTGGAGAGCCTCCTCCTCGCCGTGCCCTCCTACAACTCCGGGGCGCGCTGGTGGATCGAGCACCGCGGCGACAGCGTGACCCTCTGCCACGTCTTCCTCGGCACCCGCGACGACCCCTACGCCCAGGCCGAGCAGTTCGCACTGGCGACCGCCCTGAAGGCGCTGCGCCTGGCGGGTGGTCCGCGCTGGCGCCCTCTGGCGACGCAGCTCGCCGTCGGCCCGTCGGGCGCCCGGGTGGCGCAGCATGCGCTCCTCGTCGACACGCCCCTGCGGCTCGATCCGCGGGTGAGCGCGATCACCTTCGAGCCGGCCCTGCTCGCCCGCCCACTCGCCCCGCCCACCCGCGTCACTCCGAGTGCGCTCACGCCGTGGGGCGAAGAGTCACCTGCCAGCCGCTTCGCCGACCTCGTCGGGCAGGCGATCGAGAGCCTGTCCGCCGGCGGGGCCTGGCCGAGCATCGCCGCGGTGGCCCGCGCGCTGGGGCTCAGCGTGCGCACGCTGCAACGGTGGCTCGCCGGCGACGGCCAGAGCTTCGACGACCTCATCGAGCGCAGCCGCCTCCAGTCGGCGCGCGATCTGCTCGAGCACACCGACGCCCGCGTGCTCGATATCGCGCTCGACCTCGGCTACTCGGACCATGCCCATTTCACGCGCGCGTTCCGTCGCTGGACCGGTGTCTCCCCGCTCGAGTACCGGCGCGCGTACGCGTCGCGTCTCGCGGTCTGACGGCGACGCTCCGCTCCGTCTCGCTCCATCGCCGCACGACACATTGCCCGCGCGACCGCTCGCACGTCTTGCCCGCGCATGCCAGGCGCCGGTGATGGCAGGAAATGGCAAGGCGGCTCCGGCCGCGCGCTGCTAGCGGAGATGCATGCGGCCGCTTCTGCCACCCGCCCTCGCGCTGCTGCTTGCCGCGGCGCCCCACGTGCTCGCGCAGGACGCTGCGCAGGCGACGGCGACGCACCCCGCACCGCCCGCGATCGTGGCGGTCGTCGAGCCGAAGGCCCTCGATCTCCTCAGGGCCATGAGCGCCACGCTCGCGGCGGCGCGCACCCTGCGCTTCACCGCAGTCGCCAGCTGGGAGAGCCCGAGCCTCCCGGGCCCCGCGCTCGTCTACTTCACGAAATCCGAGGTGACGCTCCAGCGTCCCGACAAGCTGCGCATCGTCTCGCCCGGCGACGGACCGCCGTTCGAGTTCTATTACGACGGCAAGACGATGATGGCGTACGCGCCCGCCGAGGACCTGCTCGCCGTGGCCGACGCGCCGCCGACGATCGACGCGACGCTGAAGGCGGCGTTCGACGCCGCCTCGATCTACTTCCCCTTCACCGACGTCCTGGTCGCCGATCCCTACGCCGACATGGCGCAGGGGCTGCAATGGGCCTTCGTGGTCGGCCGCTCGCAGCTGGTCGGGGGCGTCCCCACCGACATCGTGGCGATCGCGAACGACGACGTCTTCGTCCAGCTCTGGATCGGCGTCAAGGACCATCTGCCGCGCCTCGGCCGGGCCGTCTTCCGTCGCGATCCCTCGCGCCTGCGCCAGGAGGTCGCGTTCGCCGACTGGCGGCGCGGCGAGGCGGTCCCCGGCGACAGCTTCACGACGGCGAAGGCCGCGAGCGCGAAGCGCATCGCCTTCGCGCGTCCGGACGTCCGCCTGCCGGACGGCGCGCCCGCGCCGAAGCCGACGTCCCCCCGCTGACCGCACCGCTCTCGAGGAGACTCGCCATGCGCACCATCCTGTCCGCCCTGCTGGTCACCGCCCTCTGCGCCCAGCCCGCCACCGCGTGGGTCCACGCCGGCCGCTACGGCACCGCGTCCGGCGGCGGCGGCTCCTGGCACGCCCAGGGCTGGCGCGGCGGCCACGCCTCCGGGGGCGACGGCTCCTGGAACGCCTCCGGCTGGCGCGGCGGCACGGCGTCGGGCGGCGGCGGCTCCTGGCACGCGACCGGCGCGTACGGCGGCCACGCCTCCGGCGGCGACGGCTACTGGCACGGCACCAGCGCCAACGGCACGACGGCGTACGGCGGCTACAACCGCTACTACGGCGGCAGCTACTACGGCGGCTACCACCCGCCCACGGTGGTGAACCACTACTACGCCAGCGGCTGCGGCAGCTGCGGCGGCTGGTCCGCCGCGGGCGCCGCCGCCGTCGGGCTCGCGGCCGGCACCGTCCTCGGAGCGGCCGGGGCCAGCGCGGCGAGCGCCAACGCGTACGCCGCCGGCGTCGCCGCCGGCAGCGCCTACTCGCTCGGCGCGATCTACGCCGCCCTGCCGGCGGGCTGCGTCTACACCCCGGTCGGCGGCGTCACCTACTACTCCTGCGGCAGCGCCTGGATGCAGCCCTCGTTCGGCGCCAACGGCGTCTACTACCGGGTCGTCGCGGCGCCCTGACGCCGGACCCGTCTTGACCGGGCTCCGGAGCGGGTGTTGCCTCGACCTCGCAACTCTCCGACGGGAGGTATCGACGTGCCGGAGCGCATCGAGATCGGCTACCAGGCCTTCGCGGCCGACGGCGGCGAGGAGTTCGGCGCCGTACGCAGCGTCGACGAGGATGCCGTCGTGGTGTGGATCGAGAACAGCGGCGACGTCAGCCTGCCGCGCGCCGCGGTGACGGCGGTGCACGCGCAGAAGGTCGTCTTCGACTGCCGCAAGCTGCCGCCCGACGTGCGCGCCGCGATCGGGCACGCGCACGACGCCGAGGAGCCGGGGCTCTAAGCGCTGGGCCGGGCTCGGCGCCGCGGCCCCGCCGGCGCGGGCAGCGCGCGGCGCACCAGCGCATCGGCCTCCGCCGCCTCGACCCCGAGGCCGCGCAGCACGAGCGCCGCCACCGCCGCCGGATGCTCCGGTCCGGCCCGGCCCTCGAGGACGCTGCGCATGCCCGCGAGCACGGCGCCCTGGATGAGATCGAGCGCCGCGACCTCGCTGCGGTAGCGGAAACGGCCGCGCCGCTTGCCGGCGCGGAGATCGGCGGCGACGCTCGCGACCGCCTCGCGCGGCAGCGTCTCCGTGCTGGCCCACACGCGTAGCATCGCCCTGGCCGAGCTCGCATCGTCGAGCGCCCGCCCCAGGAAGCGGCGGCAGCCGATCGCCATGCGCTCGGCGGGGTCGGCGACGTCGCGGTAGCTGGCGGTGATCTCGACGTGGACCTGGCCGACCAGGCTGCCCGCCACCGCCTCGGCCACCTCCTCGCGCGTGCGGAAGTAGTTGTAGAAGGTCCCGTTCGCGACCCCTGCCGCCGCCGCGATCTCGTGGATCGCCGTTCCGCCGACGCCCTTCTCGGCGAACACGCGCGCCGCCGCCTCGAGGAGCAGCGCGCGGGTCCGCGCGCGGATGCCGGGACGCTGCGCCGGGGCGGGCCGGGGTCGCGTGGCCATGCGCCCTTCTAGCCCAGGAGTGAGCGTGTCGCCATGGTTTGACATTTTTCTCAGTTTGCGCGACCTCTGCCGTCCGTGCCGCCCGTCGCACCAACGCTCCCGGCCGAGGTCGACGTCGTCGTCGTGGGCCTCGGCCCCGTCGGCGCGACGCTGGCTCTCCTGCTCGGCCGTCACGGCGTGCGCACGCTCGTCGCCGACAAGGCGCTCGACGTCTTCCCGCAGCCGCGCGCCATCGCGCTCGACAACGAGGCGCTGCGCATCCTCCAGCTCGCCGGCCTCGGCGAGGGGTCGTTCGCCACCCTCGCGATTCCCGAGGTGCGGCTGCGCTCGCCGTGGATCGGCGAGTTCGCGCGCGTCGAGACGGCGGGTGTGCTCGACGGCCATCCGAAGCTCGTCATGTTCCACCAGCCCGAGCTGGAGCAGGTGCTGCGCACCCGCCTCGCCGCCGAGGCGTCGGTCACGACCGCCCTCGGGCAGGAGCTCACGGGGCTCACCATCGACACCGACGGCGTGCGCGCCACGCTGCGCGGCCACGACGGCGCCGCCGCCACCGTCGCCGGGCGCTTCCTCGTCGGCGCCGACGGGGCCGCCTCGCCGGTGCGCGGCTTCCTCGGCCTCGGCTTCGACGGCACCAGCTATCCCGAGGACTGGCTCATCGTCGACGCGCGCCACACGCCGCGGCCGATCGACCATACCGAGTTCCTGTGCGACCCGCGCCGTCCGACACCGCACATGCCGGCGCCCGGGGGCCGCGAGCGCTGGGAGTTCATGCTCCAGCCCGGCGAGTCGCCCGAGGAAATGGAGCGGCCCGAGCGCGTGCGCGAGCTGCTCGCGCCCTGGGGCAGGCCCGAGGAGATGGAGATCGAGCGCACGGCGGTCTATCGCTTCCACGCCCGCGTGGTCGAAACGTTCCAGAGGGGCCCGGTCTTCCTCGCCGGCGACGCCGCCCACATCACGCCGCCCTTCGCCGGCCAGGGCCTCTGCGCCGGCCTGCGCGACGCCGCCAACCTCGCCTGGAAGCTCGCCTGGGTGCTCGGCGGGACGGCCGACGCGACGATCCTCGCGAGCTACGACGAGGAGCGCCGCCCGCACGCCAAGGCCATGATCGCGCTCGCGCAGCGGCTCGGACACCTGATCGCGCCGCGCAACACCGCCGTCGCGCTCGCCCTGCACGGCGCGCTGCGCACGGCGCGCCTCCTCGCGCCGGTGCGGACGCTCTTCGACGGCCTGGCGATGAAGCCGCAGCCGCGTTTCCGCCGCGGCCTCTTCGCCGCCGGCGACGGGCCGCACCGCGGCGGGCTCTTCCCGCAGGCGTGGGTGCAGCACGCCGACGGCCGCGGTGGCTGGAGCGACGACGCCCTCGGCCCCGGCCTCACGCTGGTCGGCCTCGGCGTCGACCCGGCGCTCCACCTCGGCGACGCCGCGCCCGCCTGGGCGCGGCTCGGCGGCCGCTGCGTCCAGCTCTGCCACCGCGGCCAGCGCCTCCATCGCACCCTGGCCCCGCACGTGTGGGAGGACGTCTCCGGCACCATCGTGCCGCGCGCGGCACCCGTCGGCCGAGCCTTCGTGGTCCGTCCCGACCGCGCCGTGCTCCACGACGGCCCCGCGACCGACGCCGCCCGGCTCGTGCGCGAGAGCCGCGACCTCCTCGAAGGACGACGCCCATGAGCACGCTCGCCACTGCCCAGCCGGCCCGCCATCCCGACCCGACGGTGCGCGCGCGCGCCCTCGCCTGGGTCGCGTTCACGCGCCCCGACCTCGCGCAGGCGGAGCGCTTCCTCGTCGACTTCGGCCTTCGGGTGGTGACGCGCACGCCCGAGCTGCTCGTGCTGCGCGGGACCGGCCCGGAGGCGTTCTGCTACCTCGTCCAGCGGGGAACGACGCCGCGCTTCGCCGGCTTCGCGCTCGAGGTCGGGTCGCGCGCCGACCTCGAGCGCCTCGCGGCGCTGCCGGACGCCGGCCCGATCGAGGCCCTCGCCACCCCGGGCGGCGGCGCACGCGTGCGGCTCGTCGATCCCTCCGGCTTCGCCGTCGACGCCGTCCACGGGCGTGCCCGCGCGACGCCGCTGCCGCGTCGTCCCGCGCTGCCGATCAACACGCCGGACGCGCGCCCGCGCGTGAACGCCGGGCAGCGCCCGCCGGTGGCGCCGCCCGAGGTCGTGCGCCTCGGCCACGTCGTGCTGGAGCTGGCCGACTGGCAGGCGACCTGCGCCTGGTACACGCGCCACTTCGGCCTGATTCCGAGCGACGTGCAGGTGCTCCCCGACGGCTCGCCCGCGGTCGCCTTCCTGCGCCTCGACCTCGGCGACACGCCGGCCGACCACCACACCCTCGCCCTCGCCCAAGGGCTCGTGCCGCGCTACTCGCACAGCGCCTACGAGGTGTGCGACACCGACGCCGTGGCGATGGGCGGG
Encoded proteins:
- a CDS encoding membrane integrity-associated transporter subunit PqiC, whose amino-acid sequence is MTAIIRRMGMCALLAACATGCASASARFYTLSATATADGSPAVPWAVTVGPVTVPAAVDRPQFVVEVSPNRLQLDEFNRWAAPLDDNIARVVAADLAVLLATDRVVPGPIPSFAATYRVTIDVQQFVSVPGGSALVDAVWSVQPVSGGTPRVGRTVAREDVTGPGFDALAAAHSRALARVSADVAAALRAQAPR
- a CDS encoding MCE family protein; this translates as MPRRRTRMSLVWVVPIVAAIVGVWVAVAKIMGEGPTITIVFDSAEGMEAGKTEIHYNGVTVGTLATLRIAKDHRKVVATARMQPETASFLVEDTHFWVVRPRISGATVSGLGTLISGAYVGMEIGKSTRSERSFVALASPPVVSQDVAGTFFVLRTSQLGSLDYGTPIYFRRLQVGEVASYELDADGRALTVRIFVQAPYDGYVTTATRFWQASGIDVSLTAAGLTVQTQSLLSILVGGIAFEAPPGAAAGAAAPAETTFTLYDDRTQAFQPPRGVSQTYELVFRQSVRGLAVGAPVEFWGIPIGEVVDVRPEVDTTKMALTVHVTVEVHPELLHVTAPSQATPGGVEEHRVRVDGLVAHGMRAQLQTGNLLTGALFVALDFFPDAPQASIDWSLTPPRIPTTAGEIAALEAKITRLVTKLEALPIDAIGKDVTEVLRTLDATLAEARRTLAAADKALADAGTLVAPDSALRVELSGMLQEMSRAMRSLRVLTDYLERHPESLLRGKSGEAK
- a CDS encoding paraquat-inducible protein A, with product MAAGLQRCEGCGLVSRPPAHAPEPRCPRCDTALEFRKPDSLQRTVAYLVAAAICYVPANLLPVLTTRTAAGESSDTILEGVVLLWSPTGWPLSLIVLFASIMIPSAKIVALGYLVLSVRRGWAQSPAQRTRLYRMVGFIGRWSMVDVFVDTFTAALVQLQPLMSVEPAVGLVFFAAVVVLTMLAVESFDPRLIWDAAGANEVRHA
- a CDS encoding paraquat-inducible protein A is translated as MYSDPAPDRRLVACPDCDLLLRLPVLEDGASARCPRCDYELWRRRAGSRARCLPLALAAAVLYVLANAVPMLGLEAVGHRASTTVVGGALELWADGRELVAVLVLFTAVVAPALQIGLMLAILVGSRRAPAPRWVGTLLRHHPAAVLWSMIEVMMLGVLVALIKIADYATVVPGPALWMLAVLVVLLATMQSLFDPREVWARVGWAADGATDAAAPDTAEARP
- a CDS encoding helix-turn-helix domain-containing protein; this translates as MPRPPIMPMGRVALIRNEVYRPFLRFLTAAGVPVQRHLERTGVPLRAFERREALLPLHQVRTFLRDVARAEGIEHLGLEAAHAAALEDLGAFGAMIRRAPTVRMLLESLLLAVPSYNSGARWWIEHRGDSVTLCHVFLGTRDDPYAQAEQFALATALKALRLAGGPRWRPLATQLAVGPSGARVAQHALLVDTPLRLDPRVSAITFEPALLARPLAPPTRVTPSALTPWGEESPASRFADLVGQAIESLSAGGAWPSIAAVARALGLSVRTLQRWLAGDGQSFDDLIERSRLQSARDLLEHTDARVLDIALDLGYSDHAHFTRAFRRWTGVSPLEYRRAYASRLAV
- a CDS encoding DUF2092 domain-containing protein, with the translated sequence MRPLLPPALALLLAAAPHVLAQDAAQATATHPAPPAIVAVVEPKALDLLRAMSATLAAARTLRFTAVASWESPSLPGPALVYFTKSEVTLQRPDKLRIVSPGDGPPFEFYYDGKTMMAYAPAEDLLAVADAPPTIDATLKAAFDAASIYFPFTDVLVADPYADMAQGLQWAFVVGRSQLVGGVPTDIVAIANDDVFVQLWIGVKDHLPRLGRAVFRRDPSRLRQEVAFADWRRGEAVPGDSFTTAKAASAKRIAFARPDVRLPDGAPAPKPTSPR
- a CDS encoding RNA-binding protein, with translation MRTILSALLVTALCAQPATAWVHAGRYGTASGGGGSWHAQGWRGGHASGGDGSWNASGWRGGTASGGGGSWHATGAYGGHASGGDGYWHGTSANGTTAYGGYNRYYGGSYYGGYHPPTVVNHYYASGCGSCGGWSAAGAAAVGLAAGTVLGAAGASAASANAYAAGVAAGSAYSLGAIYAALPAGCVYTPVGGVTYYSCGSAWMQPSFGANGVYYRVVAAP
- a CDS encoding TetR/AcrR family transcriptional regulator → MATRPRPAPAQRPGIRARTRALLLEAAARVFAEKGVGGTAIHEIAAAAGVANGTFYNYFRTREEVAEAVAGSLVGQVHVEITASYRDVADPAERMAIGCRRFLGRALDDASSARAMLRVWASTETLPREAVASVAADLRAGKRRGRFRYRSEVAALDLIQGAVLAGMRSVLEGRAGPEHPAAVAALVLRGLGVEAAEADALVRRALPAPAGPRRRARPSA
- a CDS encoding bifunctional 3-(3-hydroxy-phenyl)propionate/3-hydroxycinnamic acid hydroxylase, whose translation is MPPVAPTLPAEVDVVVVGLGPVGATLALLLGRHGVRTLVADKALDVFPQPRAIALDNEALRILQLAGLGEGSFATLAIPEVRLRSPWIGEFARVETAGVLDGHPKLVMFHQPELEQVLRTRLAAEASVTTALGQELTGLTIDTDGVRATLRGHDGAAATVAGRFLVGADGAASPVRGFLGLGFDGTSYPEDWLIVDARHTPRPIDHTEFLCDPRRPTPHMPAPGGRERWEFMLQPGESPEEMERPERVRELLAPWGRPEEMEIERTAVYRFHARVVETFQRGPVFLAGDAAHITPPFAGQGLCAGLRDAANLAWKLAWVLGGTADATILASYDEERRPHAKAMIALAQRLGHLIAPRNTAVALALHGALRTARLLAPVRTLFDGLAMKPQPRFRRGLFAAGDGPHRGGLFPQAWVQHADGRGGWSDDALGPGLTLVGLGVDPALHLGDAAPAWARLGGRCVQLCHRGQRLHRTLAPHVWEDVSGTIVPRAAPVGRAFVVRPDRAVLHDGPATDAARLVRESRDLLEGRRP
- a CDS encoding VOC family protein, which encodes MSTLATAQPARHPDPTVRARALAWVAFTRPDLAQAERFLVDFGLRVVTRTPELLVLRGTGPEAFCYLVQRGTTPRFAGFALEVGSRADLERLAALPDAGPIEALATPGGGARVRLVDPSGFAVDAVHGRARATPLPRRPALPINTPDARPRVNAGQRPPVAPPEVVRLGHVVLELADWQATCAWYTRHFGLIPSDVQVLPDGSPAVAFLRLDLGDTPADHHTLALAQGLVPRYSHSAYEVCDTDAVAMGGRVLRERGWTHAWGVGRHILGSQVFDYWEDACGDKHEHYGDGDVFTADQPMGVHAVGRDAMAQWGPPMPASFVRPPLSAGLLVDVARNLWRSPDLSLGKLVAMARGLG